The following are encoded in a window of Gossypium raimondii isolate GPD5lz chromosome 13, ASM2569854v1, whole genome shotgun sequence genomic DNA:
- the LOC105783493 gene encoding protein WVD2-like 1, translated as MGRELTDVDMDGKPNGVVNSNGNLTVSEGSESNNYEVKECTAKNSVVDNGHEKQEALGVKSTNFGTDIPEDQKCMDNDELSATASKPIGAGQAHHATSKTGANGTANVNSALSPATTKGSEPNSPITPLILRKPLQPYDRKHPDDEDNWSLTSSAASVRTARSRVTIGSAPTFRSAERAEKRREFYQKLEEKHRALEAERSQFEARTKEEQEAALKQLRKNMVVKANPVPDFYYEGPPRKVELKKLPLTRPKSPNFTRRKSCGDAVRSSQDEKAKACCQTHRRSLGNHTERSTTANEFKSKGRVSGQTSNGAGKAKERAKQVKEATKAAPTKIIEPSNANITVQS; from the exons ATGGGGAGGGAACTCACGGATGTGGACATGGACGGTAAGCCAAATGGTGTGGTGAATTCAAATGGCAACCTAACAGTTTCAGAAGGCTCCGAGTCTAATAACTATGAGGTCAAGGAATGCACTGCAAAAAACTCGGTCGTGGACAATGGTCATGAGAAGCAAGAAGCGCTGGGTGTTAAAAGCACAAATTTTGGTACTGACATCCCTGAAGATCAGAAGTGCATGGACAATGACGAGCTTAGCGCGACTGCATCGAAACCCATTGGTGCTGGACAAGCTCACCATGCTACCTCTAAAACTGGTGCAAATGGCACCGCAAATGTCAACTCTGCACTCTCCCCTGCTACCACAAAGGGATCAGAG CCAAACTCTCCAATAACTCCTTTGATCTTGAGGAAGCCATTGCAACCTTATGACCGGAAGCATCCTGATGATGAAGATAACTGGTCCCTCACTTCCTCA GCTGCATCTGTTCGAACTGCTAGATCGAGGGTAACTATTGGAAGTGCTCCTACTTTTAGAAGTGCTGAACGTGCTGAGAAACGGAGGGAG TTTTACCAAAAGTTGGAGGAAAAACACCGAGCTTTGGAGGCTGAGAGAAGCCAGTTTGAGGCCCGGACCAAG GAAGAGCAAGAAGCAGCACTTAAGCAGCTTAGAAAGAACATGGTTGTCAAAGCAAATCCAGTACCAGATTTCTACTATGAAGGACCTCCACGAAAGGTTGAACTGAAGAAG cTGCCATTGACTCGGCCAAAGTCACCAAATTTTACCCGGAGAAAGAGCTGCGGTGATGCAGTCCGCTCATCTCAAGACGAAAAGGCAAAAGCTTGCTGTCAGACTCACCGCCGCAGCTTAGGTAACCATACCGAACGATCCACTACTGCAAATGAGTTCAAAAGTAAAGGTCGGGTCAGTGGACAGACCAGTAATGGAGCTGGCAAGGCAAAAGAGCGAGCAAAACAGGTAAAAGAGGCAACGAAAGCTGCACCTACTAAAATCATTGAGCCGAGTAACGCTAACATCACTGTTCAATCATGA